The window CGCTCTCGACGTCGATGCCCTCCTCCTCGGCGAGCGCCTCGAGGAGCGCGCGCATCTCCGCGCTCTCGCGTTCGAGGCGGTCGACGCGCTCTTTGGTCTCCTGGGTGGTCTCCCGCATCTCGATGACCTGATCGCGCAGGTCGTTGAGCCGCGTGTAGACGTCCTCGGCCATATCTGTCACTTTCTGGAGCTTCTTCGCCGTTCCTCCGAGTCCCATAAGCCCCTCTTCTGGACCGGGCTTTGTGTGCGTTCCGGCTTCGACCGGGGAGCTAAAGGCGGGTCCGGGCCCGTCCGAACGCCTCACGCGAGGTCGTCGGCGTCGAGCCGCCCGACGAGACGGCGGAGCCCGCCGTAGACGACGACCGACCCGACGACGACGGCGGCGACGGAGAGGTACTCGGCCGTCCCGCCGCTGCCGATCGCCAGCCGCGCGGCGGCGTTGATCGGCCCGTTCGGGAGCAGCGCCGTGCCGCCGAAGACGAAGAGCACGCCGATCGAGTAGAGGAACTGCGCCGCGCGGCGTTCGGGCGTCAGGAGCGCCAGCGCGGCACCCAGCCCACAGATCAGGAGCGCCAGCGCCGCGACCAGCGCGAGGAGCGGGGGGACGTTCGCGACGCTCGTGCCGTTGAGTTCGAGGAGGCCGATCCACAGCGCGGCCTGGAGCGGCGCCAGCCCGGCCGCCGCGAGAAGCTTCCCGTCGACGACGTCGATCAGCGAGACGGGCGCGACCCGGAGCAGTTCGAGCGTGCCGCGGTCGATCTCCTCGGTCAGGGAGTCGACGGCGACGGAGCCCGAGATGAAGACCGGGAGAAAGAGCAGAAGCGGGAGCAACACCGTGTACGTGAACCCGAAGTACGGACTGGAGGCGGCTTCCGGCGGCAGTTCGAGCGGCAGCGAGTCCAGGTACGCCGCGCGGTCGGTCCGCTCGGCCCGCTCGAACGACCGGACCACGTCCCGCAACTGGACGACGACGACCGTCGTCTGGACGTTCGAGTCGGGTGCGACGGCCCTGAGGAACACCCGCTCGTCGCGCGTCTCCGCGACGAGCACCGCGTCGACGCCGGTCGCGCGGTACTCGTGGAACGCGCGCATCGCCGTCTCCTCCGAGCGGTAGAACCGCGCGTCGACGCCGCGGACCTCCCGCGAGGCGCGGATCAGTTCCTCGGCGGCGTCGCCCGTCACCGCGACGTCGACCTCGTATCCCTCGACCCCGCCCGGGTCGTACAGCGAGACGAGGCCGACGACGAGGAACGAGGAGAACGCCGCGATGAAAAGCTGCAGCGCGAGCGCCAGGAGGATCGTCTTCTCCCTGCGGAGGCTGTCGAACTCGCGGCCGGCGATGGTGATGCGGGGGTCCCGCCGCTTCCCGCCGCTCGCTCCCGGCTGCGGAGCGGGGCGGTCGCTTCCGACCGTGTCCTCTCGGTCAGCCAAAGTAACTCACCACCGTGAGGTTGTAGGCCGTGTGGACGGCCACGCTGCCGACGAAGGCGACGCCGTACCACCGGAGGTCTCGCATCGCTCCGAGAGCAGTCAGCCCCGCCGTGACGACGTGCAGCGCGAGCGGTGCGAACAGCAGGCCGAGGGCCGGGAACACGCCGATGCCCGACGGCGCGAAGGCCGCCTGCCCGAGCGCCAACTCGGGGAGTCCCACGACCTGCGAGACGGCGGTGAACTTCTCTCCGACGAAGAATCCGAGCCCCGAGAGCGCGCCGAGGACGACCGCGACGCGTCCGACGCGCGGGAACGTACCGCTCTCGAATGCGGCGTAGACGTGGAGGCTCTTGGCGACCTCCTCGACGAGGGCGACCACGAAGAGGAGAAGCGGCACGGTGAGCGAGACGGGCAGGGCGAACAGGACAGCGACGGCGAGCAGTTCCGCGACGAACACGAACGGGATCGACAGCCCCGAGAGGACGGCGACGTCCCGCGGCCGCGACACCCGGGCGTCGAGCGCGTCGAGCAGTTTCAGCGGCACCGCGCGCTGGGTGAAGAGGTCCTCCTCGCGGTAGATGCCGGTCCCGAGCAGGAAGAGGACGCCCGCACAGAGGACGAACGGGGCGGTCGCGAAGGCGAACGCGCCGGGCGATACCGACTCCAGCGGCTGGAGGTCGCGGACGACGACCGTCAGCGGCGAGATGAGCGCGATCGGCGTGACGTTCGCGAAGATGGCCGGGACGAACGTGTAGGCCGTCAGGAAGACCGAGACCGTGACCGTGACGAACGTGAGTTCCTTGAACGACCGGGCGAACATCGCGCCGGCGAACGTCGCCGCGAGGAAGACCAGCGCGATCGGCAGCACGGCCGCGACGGAGACGAGGCTCCCGCCGACGCCGAGGGCGATGAGCGCCGTGATCGCGACCATCGCGCCGAGATACGGCAGCGTCTTTCCGGCGACGATGTCGCCCGGGGAGACGGGCGCGACGAGGAGCAGTTCGCCGCGGCGGTTGATCCGCTCGTTGAGCATCGTGCTGCCGTACGCCTGCACGACGAAGTTCATCGGAACGAGGAAGACGAACGCGAGCACGAGCGAGCCGAACGGGAACGGAGGCTGGATGTCGGCGGGCGAGCCGGAGCCACCGCCGCCGAGGGGATTGATCCCCGAGAGCGCGGGCACGCCCAGCGGGCCGCCCCCGCCGCTCGTCGTGGAGGCGTCGCCGTCGCCGCTCCCGTCCCCGCCTCCGTCGTCGCCGTCACCGCCGGAGCCGTCGCCGCTGGAATCGACGACGGCCTCGCCGTCTCCGCCCCCGTCGGCGAACGCCTCGTCGGGAAGCGTGTCGTCGCGCGAGACGTACTGGAGGACGGTCACGACGGGAAAGGCCGCCGAGCCGTTCTCCTCGCCGCGCATCTGCTCGAAGTTGTGACGCCGAACCGCCGACCGGAGCTCCGAGAGCGCCGCGCGCCCCTTCGGCGTGTCGACGGCGCGGAACTCGCCGTCTCGAATCAGCACCTCGACGTCGCCGTCCCGGAGCGCGTCCGGGTCGGGCGAACGAGCGTCGAGGGCGACGCTCCGCTCGACCGGTTCGCGGTACGGGCTGTCGGCGGCGACGCCCACGCGGTAGACGTCCCGGTCGAGCGCGACGCCGCCCCCGAGCAGGCCGGCTCCGAGGATCGTGCCGGCCAAGAGCAGGGCGAGCACACCCAGAGCTGCCGTCCGCCTGTCGACGACGCCGGCCGAGCGCGAGACCTCCCAGCGAGCGATCCGGCGGATCGACGAGAGGTGGTCCCGAAGCGAGCGCTTCACCGCTCGCTGCCCCCGTCAGTCGACGACGCTGTCCGCCGTCGCCCCCGCTCGGAACCGGCCGCCGGCGTCGCCCCGCTGGCGAGGTCGAGGAAGATGTCCTCGAGGCTCTGTTCGCGCGTTCGGATGTCGACCACCTCGCCGCCGTCGGCAGCGGCACGCTCGCGGACGTCCTCGACGGCGTCCATATCGGGCACGACGCTCCGGTGACGGTCCGTCTCTGCAGGGACGCTCCCCGCGGACGGATCGGGTTCCGAACCCGCTACCGGGACCGTCGTGAAGACGTGGTAGGTCGTCTCGCCGTATTCTTCGCGTATCTCGGGGACGGTCCCGCGGGCGATGATCTCGCCGCGGTTCATGATCACGATCCGGTCGCAGACGCTCTCGACGTGATAGAGGTTGTG is drawn from Halobellus limi and contains these coding sequences:
- a CDS encoding ABC transporter permease; protein product: MTIAGREFDSLRREKTILLALALQLFIAAFSSFLVVGLVSLYDPGGVEGYEVDVAVTGDAAEELIRASREVRGVDARFYRSEETAMRAFHEYRATGVDAVLVAETRDERVFLRAVAPDSNVQTTVVVVQLRDVVRSFERAERTDRAAYLDSLPLELPPEAASSPYFGFTYTVLLPLLLFLPVFISGSVAVDSLTEEIDRGTLELLRVAPVSLIDVVDGKLLAAAGLAPLQAALWIGLLELNGTSVANVPPLLALVAALALLICGLGAALALLTPERRAAQFLYSIGVLFVFGGTALLPNGPINAAARLAIGSGGTAEYLSVAAVVVGSVVVYGGLRRLVGRLDADDLA
- a CDS encoding DUF5798 family protein — translated: MGLGGTAKKLQKVTDMAEDVYTRLNDLRDQVIEMRETTQETKERVDRLERESAEMRALLEALAEEEGIDVESVSADAHIFEAEASGEGPGADGDTAADEASVDPSSTKTDAGE
- a CDS encoding ABC transporter permease family protein — protein: MKRSLRDHLSSIRRIARWEVSRSAGVVDRRTAALGVLALLLAGTILGAGLLGGGVALDRDVYRVGVAADSPYREPVERSVALDARSPDPDALRDGDVEVLIRDGEFRAVDTPKGRAALSELRSAVRRHNFEQMRGEENGSAAFPVVTVLQYVSRDDTLPDEAFADGGGDGEAVVDSSGDGSGGDGDDGGGDGSGDGDASTTSGGGGPLGVPALSGINPLGGGGSGSPADIQPPFPFGSLVLAFVFLVPMNFVVQAYGSTMLNERINRRGELLLVAPVSPGDIVAGKTLPYLGAMVAITALIALGVGGSLVSVAAVLPIALVFLAATFAGAMFARSFKELTFVTVTVSVFLTAYTFVPAIFANVTPIALISPLTVVVRDLQPLESVSPGAFAFATAPFVLCAGVLFLLGTGIYREEDLFTQRAVPLKLLDALDARVSRPRDVAVLSGLSIPFVFVAELLAVAVLFALPVSLTVPLLLFVVALVEEVAKSLHVYAAFESGTFPRVGRVAVVLGALSGLGFFVGEKFTAVSQVVGLPELALGQAAFAPSGIGVFPALGLLFAPLALHVVTAGLTALGAMRDLRWYGVAFVGSVAVHTAYNLTVVSYFG